The proteins below come from a single Timaviella obliquedivisa GSE-PSE-MK23-08B genomic window:
- a CDS encoding response regulator, with protein MKTVLIVEDDLINARVFSKILTKRAGLEVKHTENVDEVMKIAQSREVDLILMDVSLSHSVYQGKPVDGIRITQMLKADPETASLPIILVTAHAMEGDRENFLLQSGADDYISKPVVDHQQFVDQIVALLPQA; from the coding sequence ATGAAGACGGTTCTGATAGTAGAAGATGATTTGATTAACGCACGCGTGTTTTCCAAGATTTTGACGAAACGGGCTGGGCTGGAAGTTAAGCATACTGAAAACGTGGATGAGGTGATGAAAATTGCCCAATCGCGGGAAGTAGACTTGATATTAATGGATGTTTCGCTCTCTCATAGCGTTTATCAGGGTAAGCCAGTCGATGGTATTCGGATTACGCAAATGTTGAAAGCCGATCCAGAAACCGCTAGTTTGCCTATTATTTTAGTAACCGCTCACGCTATGGAGGGCGATCGCGAGAACTTCCTGTTACAAAGCGGTGCAGATGATTACATCTCTAAGCCTGTAGTGGATCATCAACAATTTGTGGATCAAATCGTGGCATTGCTCCCTCAAGCGTAA
- a CDS encoding sterol desaturase family protein, with translation MVAIACFIAAFILASLVEYWLHRLMHVSPKIGERHRDHHRRNEGQGVLWEFLDYVKGSIIVMCLVFFVSWQAGLGWFLGALSFAAFSAYAHQLQHENPAKVFWMKMPVHYVHHKYGMWHHNFGLAVDWWDHVFGTYKLVEWNTEEEQNRPALGYLELRWW, from the coding sequence ATGGTTGCGATCGCCTGTTTTATAGCTGCATTTATTCTGGCAAGCCTAGTCGAGTATTGGCTGCATCGCCTCATGCACGTCTCGCCCAAAATTGGCGAACGCCACCGCGACCATCACCGTCGCAATGAAGGGCAGGGCGTTCTGTGGGAGTTTTTAGACTACGTTAAGGGCAGCATCATTGTCATGTGCCTGGTGTTTTTTGTGTCTTGGCAGGCAGGACTGGGCTGGTTTTTGGGAGCATTATCCTTTGCTGCCTTCTCAGCATATGCCCACCAGCTTCAGCATGAAAATCCGGCAAAGGTATTTTGGATGAAGATGCCCGTGCATTATGTTCATCACAAATACGGGATGTGGCACCACAACTTTGGTCTGGCTGTGGATTGGTGGGATCACGTTTTTGGAACTTATAAACTGGTGGAATGGAATACTGAGGAGGAGCAAAACCGTCCAGCGCTAGGTTACTTAGAATTGCGCTGGTGGTAG
- the upp gene encoding uracil phosphoribosyltransferase, whose amino-acid sequence MALQLRVYVPPHPLIQHWLAVARDEGTPSVLFRSAMTELGRWLTYEAIRDWMPTVATTVNTPLAPCPATFINPEAPVAIVPILRAGLALLEGAQSLLPLASIYHIGVVRNEETLEPAVYLNKLPQQFTPETRVLITEPMLATGGTIMTVMGELINRGIEPAQVRIISVVTSPTALQKLNVAYPGLVIYAAAIDEGLNEVGYIVPGLGDAGDRTFGTL is encoded by the coding sequence ATGGCTCTCCAACTCCGCGTCTATGTTCCGCCCCATCCTCTGATTCAACATTGGCTAGCCGTTGCCCGCGATGAAGGAACGCCTTCAGTTTTATTTCGCAGCGCCATGACTGAGTTGGGTCGATGGCTCACCTACGAAGCCATCCGAGACTGGATGCCAACGGTGGCAACTACGGTTAATACGCCCCTTGCCCCTTGCCCTGCTACCTTTATTAATCCAGAAGCGCCCGTGGCGATCGTTCCTATTTTGCGGGCAGGGCTGGCGCTGTTAGAAGGGGCGCAGTCGCTTTTGCCCCTCGCTTCGATCTACCATATCGGGGTCGTTCGCAATGAGGAAACTTTAGAACCTGCTGTTTATCTCAACAAGCTGCCCCAACAGTTTACGCCAGAAACACGGGTCTTAATTACAGAACCGATGCTGGCAACGGGGGGCACGATCATGACAGTAATGGGAGAACTGATAAACCGAGGAATCGAGCCAGCACAGGTACGGATTATCTCGGTTGTAACGTCACCGACAGCGCTACAAAAGCTGAATGTGGCGTATCCCGGACTAGTCATTTACGCTGCCGCGATCGATGAGGGCTTGAACGAGGTTGGCTATATTGTGCCGGGCTTGGGAGATGCGGGCGATCGCACCTTTGGTACGCTCTAA
- a CDS encoding aspartate aminotransferase family protein, whose product MHSLTRPDLEAFWMPFTANRQFKAAPRIMVSAKDMHFTTEDGRQVLDGTAGLWCVNAGHGRETIANAVQKQVMTLDYAPAFQMGHPGVFELADRLVKLAPSGFDHVFFANSGSEAVDSALKIAIAYHRVCGQGTRQRLIGRERGYHGVGFGGISVGGIGGNRKFFGSLLNGVDHLPHTHSLEHNAFSRQQPEWGAHLADDLERIVALHDASNIAAVIVEPVAGSTGVLIPPQGYLQRLRSICDRHGILLIFDEVITGFGRLGASFATEYFGVMPDMMVVAKGITNGTVPMGAVFVRPGIYDAFMSGAENAIELFHGYTYSGHPVACAASLATLDIYEQEGLFQRSQELAGYWEEAVHSLKGLPHVIDIRNLGLVAGIELAAIPDQPGARGFDCFLRCYEKGLLTRTTGDIIALSPPLIIEKHHIDQMMGMLTDILKELT is encoded by the coding sequence ATGCACTCACTCACCCGCCCCGATCTAGAAGCATTCTGGATGCCCTTTACGGCGAATCGGCAGTTTAAAGCTGCCCCGCGCATTATGGTATCGGCAAAAGATATGCATTTCACCACTGAAGATGGACGACAGGTGCTAGATGGCACGGCGGGTCTGTGGTGTGTCAATGCCGGGCATGGGCGAGAGACGATCGCCAACGCAGTTCAAAAGCAGGTGATGACGCTAGACTACGCCCCTGCTTTCCAAATGGGGCACCCTGGCGTTTTTGAACTTGCCGATCGCCTCGTCAAACTAGCGCCGTCTGGATTTGACCATGTGTTTTTTGCCAACTCTGGCTCCGAAGCAGTTGATTCAGCCCTCAAAATTGCGATCGCCTATCACCGGGTTTGCGGGCAAGGCACGCGCCAGCGGCTTATTGGACGGGAACGCGGCTATCACGGGGTTGGCTTTGGCGGCATCTCAGTGGGCGGCATTGGCGGCAACCGCAAGTTCTTTGGAAGTCTGCTTAACGGAGTTGATCATCTGCCCCACACCCATAGCCTGGAGCACAATGCCTTTAGTCGGCAGCAGCCAGAATGGGGTGCCCATCTCGCCGATGACCTAGAGCGAATTGTAGCGCTCCATGATGCCTCTAATATTGCCGCTGTTATTGTTGAACCTGTGGCGGGGTCAACAGGAGTTTTGATTCCGCCGCAAGGTTATTTACAGCGGTTGCGATCGATTTGCGATCGGCATGGAATTTTGTTGATTTTTGACGAAGTGATCACAGGTTTTGGCAGGCTGGGAGCCAGTTTTGCCACTGAATATTTTGGGGTAATGCCCGATATGATGGTCGTTGCAAAAGGCATTACAAACGGGACTGTGCCGATGGGAGCCGTTTTTGTCCGTCCTGGCATTTACGATGCCTTTATGAGCGGCGCAGAAAATGCGATCGAGCTATTCCATGGCTACACCTACTCAGGTCATCCGGTCGCCTGTGCCGCCTCACTAGCCACGTTAGATATTTACGAGCAGGAAGGGCTGTTCCAGCGATCGCAAGAACTGGCGGGCTATTGGGAAGAGGCGGTTCACTCTCTCAAAGGTCTGCCCCATGTAATTGATATTCGCAACTTGGGCTTGGTTGCAGGTATTGAACTGGCGGCAATTCCAGATCAGCCGGGTGCTCGTGGCTTTGATTGCTTCCTACGCTGCTATGAGAAGGGCTTACTCACCCGGACAACGGGCGACATTATTGCGCTTTCGCCGCCGCTCATTATTGAGAAACATCACATTGATCAGATGATGGGAATGCTAACAGACATCTTGAAGGAATTGACCTAA
- the tmk gene encoding dTMP kinase translates to MQGRLLVFEGVEGCGKTTQVKRSQVWLTELLRSNKALSSMPLIVTREPGGTDLCQSIRQLLLTPSTQEPMQDRTELLLYAADRAQHVEGLLKPQLALGALILCDRYTDSTIAYQGYGRGLDRSLIDQLNQIATGGLQSDLTLWLDVDVEIGLARAQQRGGRDRIEQATIAFHQRVQQGFTQLAQAYPQRIVRIDASRTEAEVFDQVQAVLATRIKTWCES, encoded by the coding sequence ATGCAGGGTCGATTGCTAGTGTTTGAAGGGGTCGAAGGCTGTGGCAAAACAACACAGGTGAAGCGATCGCAAGTTTGGCTCACAGAGTTGCTTAGAAGTAACAAGGCTTTGAGTTCTATGCCACTTATTGTGACTCGAGAACCGGGCGGCACAGATTTATGCCAGTCTATTCGACAATTACTGCTAACTCCTTCTACTCAAGAACCAATGCAGGATCGAACAGAGCTATTGCTTTATGCAGCGGATCGGGCGCAGCATGTGGAAGGGCTACTGAAACCCCAGCTTGCCCTAGGAGCGCTGATTCTGTGCGATCGCTACACCGACTCCACTATTGCGTATCAGGGGTATGGTCGGGGCTTAGATCGGTCACTGATTGACCAATTGAATCAAATTGCGACAGGTGGACTACAGAGCGACTTAACACTGTGGTTAGATGTGGACGTGGAAATTGGCTTAGCTCGGGCGCAGCAGCGAGGAGGGCGCGATCGCATTGAACAAGCGACGATTGCCTTTCACCAGCGCGTTCAACAAGGCTTTACCCAGCTTGCCCAAGCCTATCCTCAGCGCATTGTCCGCATTGATGCCAGCCGCACGGAGGCAGAGGTCTTTGACCAAGTACAGGCAGTTTTAGCAACCCGAATTAAAACCTGGTGCGAATCATGA
- the glgB gene encoding 1,4-alpha-glucan branching enzyme, which translates to MTMTVTPEQIERIVWNQHHDPFEVLGPHLIEQEGKSVWVIRAYLPHADEAWVVCPETREEFPMHQIHDPHFFECVLGVETLSNYQFRVKEGEHERVMYDPYAFRSPLMTDFDVHLFAEGNHHRIYEKLGAHVTQREGVQGVYFAVWAPNARNVSLLGDFNNWDGRQHQMRLRDGGIWELFIPGLDVGTHYKYEVKNQAGHIYEKSDPFGFQQEVRPKTASIVANLDDYQWQDSEWMETRRHTEPLVQPVSVYEVHLGSWLHGSASQPGLDVQGNPVAPVIVADLKPGARFLTYRELADRLIPYVKEMGFTHIEILPVAEHPFDGSWGYQVTGYYAATSRFGSPQDLMYFIDQCHQNGIGVIVDWVPAHFPKDGHGLANFDGTHLYEHADPRKGEHKEWGTLVFNYSRNEVRNFLVANALFWFDKYHIDGVRVDAVASMLYLDYCRNPGEWVTNQYGGRENIEAADFLRQLNHAIFSYFPGVLSIAEESTDWPMVSWPTYLGGLGFNLKWNMGWMHDMLDYFHMDPWFRQFHQNNVTFSIWYAFNENFMLALSHDEVVHGKSPMIGKMPGDEWQKFANLRCLYTFMFTHPGKKTLFMSMEFGQWSEWNVWGDLEWQLLQNSAHQNLKYCISKLNHLYRTEPALYTQEFSQDGFEWVDCTDNRHSVVSFIRRAKDSEEFIVTVCNFTPQPHSHYRVGVPELGFYTELFNSDAREYGGSNMGNLGGKWAEEWSFHNRPYSIDLCLPPLGVLVLKIDRQKTLEATQLKPAE; encoded by the coding sequence ATGACCATGACCGTCACTCCAGAGCAGATCGAACGGATTGTTTGGAACCAGCACCACGACCCGTTTGAAGTCCTGGGCCCTCACCTCATTGAGCAGGAGGGTAAGTCAGTCTGGGTGATTAGGGCTTACTTGCCCCATGCCGATGAGGCTTGGGTCGTTTGCCCCGAAACACGGGAAGAGTTTCCCATGCATCAGATTCATGATCCTCATTTCTTTGAATGTGTTCTAGGGGTTGAAACGCTTAGCAATTATCAATTTCGCGTTAAAGAAGGTGAGCATGAGCGGGTCATGTACGATCCCTATGCCTTTCGATCGCCCCTCATGACCGACTTTGATGTTCACTTATTTGCCGAAGGTAATCATCATCGCATCTATGAAAAATTAGGGGCACATGTTACCCAGCGAGAAGGGGTTCAAGGTGTTTACTTTGCAGTTTGGGCACCCAACGCTCGCAACGTTTCCCTCCTAGGCGACTTTAATAACTGGGATGGTCGTCAGCACCAGATGCGTCTACGCGATGGCGGCATTTGGGAACTGTTTATCCCAGGCTTAGACGTGGGCACTCACTACAAATACGAAGTTAAAAACCAAGCCGGACACATTTATGAAAAGTCCGATCCTTTTGGGTTTCAGCAAGAAGTGCGTCCCAAAACAGCCTCGATCGTAGCAAATCTAGATGACTATCAATGGCAAGACAGCGAGTGGATGGAAACCCGCCGCCACACAGAACCGTTAGTTCAACCTGTCTCGGTTTACGAAGTCCATCTGGGTTCCTGGCTTCATGGTTCTGCATCTCAACCTGGATTAGATGTACAGGGCAACCCTGTTGCTCCCGTAATTGTGGCAGACCTTAAGCCCGGCGCACGGTTCCTGACTTATCGTGAACTTGCCGATCGCCTCATTCCCTACGTCAAAGAGATGGGCTTTACCCATATTGAAATCCTTCCGGTTGCTGAACATCCTTTTGACGGCTCTTGGGGCTATCAAGTCACGGGCTACTATGCCGCTACCTCTCGTTTCGGTAGTCCTCAAGACTTGATGTACTTCATTGATCAATGCCACCAAAACGGCATTGGCGTGATTGTAGACTGGGTTCCGGCTCACTTCCCCAAAGATGGACATGGGCTGGCTAACTTTGATGGCACCCACCTCTACGAACATGCTGACCCCCGGAAAGGTGAGCATAAGGAGTGGGGCACCCTAGTCTTCAACTATTCCCGTAACGAAGTTCGTAACTTCTTGGTGGCAAACGCGCTGTTCTGGTTTGATAAGTACCACATTGATGGGGTTCGCGTTGATGCTGTAGCCTCTATGCTTTACCTCGACTATTGCCGTAATCCAGGTGAGTGGGTCACCAACCAATACGGCGGTCGAGAAAACATCGAGGCTGCCGACTTCTTGCGCCAACTCAACCATGCCATCTTCAGCTACTTCCCTGGCGTACTCAGCATTGCCGAAGAATCGACTGATTGGCCTATGGTGTCTTGGCCGACCTACCTGGGTGGGCTAGGCTTTAACTTGAAGTGGAACATGGGCTGGATGCACGACATGTTGGATTATTTCCATATGGATCCTTGGTTCCGACAGTTCCATCAAAACAATGTCACGTTCAGCATTTGGTACGCCTTCAACGAAAACTTTATGTTAGCGCTCTCCCATGATGAAGTCGTGCATGGTAAAAGCCCGATGATTGGCAAAATGCCCGGAGATGAATGGCAGAAGTTTGCCAATCTCCGCTGCTTGTACACTTTCATGTTCACCCATCCTGGCAAGAAAACGCTGTTTATGAGCATGGAGTTTGGGCAGTGGAGTGAGTGGAATGTGTGGGGTGATCTGGAGTGGCAGTTGCTGCAAAACTCTGCTCATCAAAACCTTAAATACTGCATCAGTAAGCTTAACCACCTCTATCGCACCGAGCCAGCGCTTTATACTCAAGAGTTTTCACAAGATGGCTTTGAGTGGGTAGATTGTACTGATAACCGTCATAGCGTGGTGTCTTTCATTCGGCGGGCAAAAGATTCTGAGGAGTTTATTGTGACGGTGTGTAATTTTACACCTCAACCTCATTCTCACTACCGAGTTGGTGTGCCTGAGCTAGGGTTTTACACCGAGCTCTTTAACAGCGATGCCCGTGAGTATGGGGGTAGCAATATGGGTAACCTTGGTGGTAAATGGGCTGAAGAATGGTCGTTCCATAATCGTCCTTACTCGATCGATTTATGCTTGCCGCCTTTGGGTGTGTTGGTGTTAAAGATCGATCGCCAAAAAACACTTGAAGCAACTCAGTTAAAGCCTGCTGAATAG
- a CDS encoding DNA polymerase III subunit delta' (catalyzes the DNA-template-directed extension of the 3'-end of a DNA strand; the delta' subunit seems to interact with the gamma subunit to transfer the beta subunit on the DNA), giving the protein MTAFSTLIGQSQAVELLSSAIAQNRVAPAYLFAGAPGVGRSLAARDFAGLLLAPLNQGGQSSKNISTRAQQSNHPDLFWVEPTYLHQGKRLSAAEAVEQGVKRKSPPEIRLEQVREVARFLGRPPLEAPRSVVVLEDAETMAEAAANGLLKTLEEPGRATLILIAPSAESLLPTLVSRCQRIPFRRLDREAIAQVLNQTGHGEILQHPEVMALAQGSPGEAIAQWQQIQAIPPELLEAVSQPPRSLRSALDLARQIVQSLDTESQLWLLDYLQYHYWETHRQPAYLHYLEKARRYLLQYVQPRLVWEVTFLGMQGENDHF; this is encoded by the coding sequence ATGACCGCCTTTTCTACCCTGATTGGACAATCCCAGGCGGTAGAACTCTTGAGCAGCGCGATCGCTCAAAACCGTGTTGCACCCGCCTATCTCTTTGCCGGAGCACCTGGCGTAGGGCGCAGCCTTGCCGCTCGAGACTTTGCGGGACTTCTACTGGCTCCTCTCAATCAGGGGGGGCAGTCCTCAAAAAATATTTCAACCCGCGCCCAGCAAAGCAACCATCCTGATTTATTTTGGGTAGAACCGACTTATCTGCACCAGGGCAAGCGCCTCTCGGCAGCAGAAGCAGTGGAACAAGGGGTCAAGCGCAAATCGCCGCCCGAGATTCGTTTGGAGCAAGTGCGAGAGGTGGCGCGGTTTCTGGGTCGTCCGCCCCTTGAAGCGCCACGATCGGTGGTGGTGTTAGAGGATGCCGAAACGATGGCAGAGGCGGCAGCGAATGGGCTGTTGAAGACTTTGGAGGAGCCAGGCAGGGCAACGCTAATTTTGATTGCGCCCAGTGCGGAGAGTTTACTACCAACCTTGGTGTCTCGGTGCCAGCGCATTCCGTTTCGACGGTTGGACAGGGAGGCGATCGCTCAAGTGCTAAACCAGACGGGTCATGGCGAAATTTTGCAGCATCCAGAAGTGATGGCGCTGGCGCAGGGCAGTCCCGGCGAGGCGATCGCCCAATGGCAACAAATCCAAGCAATCCCGCCGGAGCTTCTAGAAGCAGTCTCTCAGCCGCCTAGGTCGCTGCGAAGTGCCCTCGACCTGGCTCGGCAAATTGTTCAATCGTTAGATACCGAATCGCAGCTTTGGCTATTGGACTACCTGCAATATCACTACTGGGAAACCCATCGTCAGCCTGCTTATTTACATTATTTGGAGAAAGCTCGTCGTTATCTGTTGCAATATGTGCAGCCGCGTTTGGTCTGGGAAGTAACGTTTTTAGGAATGCAAGGTGAGAATGATCATTTCTGA
- the gyrA gene encoding DNA gyrase subunit A has product MADQLSILPAGQVIPTALHLEVQQSYLEYAMSVIVGRALPDVRDGLKPVHRRILYAMHELGLTPDRPYRKCARVVGDVLGKYHPHGDQSVYDALVRMVQDFSSRYPLLEGHGNFGSVDDDPPAAMRYTETRLASVGNEGLLNEIGEATVDFTGNFDNSQQEPIVLPAQLPFLLLNGCSGIAVGMATNIPPHNLGEVVDGLVALIDRPDLPDADLFRLIPAPDFPTGGEILSLEGVQDAYTTGRGSIPVRGVAALEEVTGRGRQRRMAIVVTELPFQVNKASWIEKIADLTNQGRIEGIIDIRDESDRDGMRVVIELKRDAQPAVVLNTLYKLTPLQSNFGVIMLAIVNGQPRQLPLRELLQTFLDFREETLTRQYSHELEKAEGRAHILEGQLLALENLDRVIHILRNAPDGTTAKIQMKEQLEFSDRQADSILSMPLRRLTGLERQNLQTEFEEISRRMEELHTLLDNRKELLKSLKKDLRSLKRKYADPRRTRILTATERATETAQLAEIAAEELVAEETIVEITQRGYVRRFTPKAFQKRQQSKLEELPMGKLVESDDFTTEMHRAIEKQQLLVLTRSGKAYTINVGDIPLTPRQSSGTPTVTLLPTTQGEAETVVAQFVLPSDPEDLKGWYLAMLTQQGRIKRVALSEFTNLSGRGLTATKVKEDDELAYAIQVQVGDQWVIATTGGRILRFQVDDEQIPVMGRAAQGIQIVRLRKQEALVGCVALGTEDEMLLVSAQGYAKRMQVKLVRTIKRGDLGIQGMQFALKTDALAAIAPAFPDTEVTFMTSEDRMMKNPIEAIPQQGREGKGDRLLKLNKQEVVKEVAIADIEPVVD; this is encoded by the coding sequence ATGGCTGACCAATTAAGCATTCTCCCCGCAGGGCAGGTGATTCCGACCGCATTACACCTTGAAGTACAACAGTCTTATCTGGAGTATGCCATGAGTGTCATTGTGGGGCGAGCGCTACCCGATGTGCGAGATGGACTCAAACCCGTGCACAGACGGATTTTGTACGCCATGCATGAGTTGGGTTTAACGCCCGATCGCCCCTATCGTAAATGCGCCCGTGTCGTCGGAGATGTACTGGGTAAATATCACCCTCACGGCGATCAGTCGGTTTACGATGCCCTGGTGCGAATGGTGCAGGACTTCTCCAGCCGTTACCCGTTATTAGAGGGGCACGGCAACTTTGGCTCAGTGGACGATGACCCTCCGGCGGCAATGCGGTACACCGAGACGCGGCTGGCATCAGTGGGTAATGAAGGCTTGCTGAACGAGATTGGAGAAGCGACCGTTGACTTTACTGGGAACTTTGATAATTCCCAGCAAGAACCGATCGTTCTACCCGCTCAGTTGCCCTTCTTGCTACTGAACGGTTGTTCTGGGATTGCAGTCGGCATGGCGACCAATATTCCGCCCCACAATTTGGGCGAAGTGGTCGATGGTTTAGTTGCCCTGATTGATCGTCCAGACTTGCCCGATGCTGATTTGTTCCGGCTGATTCCCGCGCCGGATTTTCCTACGGGCGGTGAAATCTTGAGTCTGGAGGGCGTTCAGGATGCTTACACGACTGGGCGAGGCAGTATTCCGGTGCGAGGAGTTGCGGCTCTAGAAGAAGTAACGGGGCGAGGACGACAGCGGCGGATGGCAATTGTGGTCACCGAGCTACCGTTTCAGGTGAATAAGGCAAGCTGGATTGAAAAAATTGCTGACTTGACAAATCAGGGCAGAATTGAAGGAATTATTGATATTCGAGATGAGAGCGATCGCGATGGAATGCGCGTGGTCATTGAGCTAAAGCGTGATGCCCAGCCTGCGGTAGTGCTGAATACGCTTTATAAACTCACGCCGCTGCAAAGTAACTTTGGGGTGATTATGCTGGCGATCGTCAACGGTCAGCCCCGCCAGTTGCCGCTGCGAGAGCTATTGCAAACCTTCCTCGACTTCCGCGAAGAAACCCTCACTCGGCAATATTCCCATGAGCTAGAGAAAGCTGAAGGGCGCGCCCATATTTTAGAAGGGCAGTTGTTGGCGCTAGAAAATTTGGATCGGGTCATTCATATTTTGCGCAATGCCCCAGATGGGACAACGGCGAAAATACAAATGAAAGAGCAGTTGGAGTTTAGCGATCGCCAAGCCGATTCCATTCTTTCAATGCCCCTCCGTCGGTTGACTGGATTAGAGCGGCAAAATCTTCAGACCGAGTTTGAAGAAATAAGCCGGCGCATGGAGGAACTGCACACGCTGCTCGACAACCGTAAAGAGTTGCTGAAGTCCTTAAAAAAAGATTTGCGATCGCTCAAACGCAAATACGCCGACCCGCGCCGCACCCGGATTTTGACTGCCACTGAACGCGCGACCGAAACGGCTCAACTTGCTGAAATTGCGGCTGAAGAATTGGTGGCAGAGGAAACGATCGTTGAGATCACGCAACGCGGCTATGTGCGTCGCTTTACCCCTAAGGCATTTCAAAAGCGGCAGCAGTCGAAGCTAGAGGAACTGCCCATGGGCAAGTTAGTGGAAAGCGATGATTTTACAACTGAAATGCATCGGGCGATCGAAAAGCAGCAACTCTTAGTCCTGACCCGCAGCGGCAAAGCCTACACCATCAATGTTGGCGATATTCCCTTAACGCCGCGCCAGTCTAGCGGAACTCCTACGGTTACACTTCTCCCCACCACGCAGGGTGAAGCTGAAACGGTTGTCGCGCAATTTGTTTTGCCTAGCGACCCGGAGGACTTGAAAGGATGGTATTTGGCAATGCTGACACAACAGGGACGGATTAAGCGGGTCGCTCTATCAGAATTTACGAACCTCAGCGGACGAGGTTTAACGGCTACAAAAGTCAAAGAAGATGACGAATTAGCCTATGCCATTCAAGTCCAGGTGGGCGATCAGTGGGTGATTGCCACGACGGGTGGACGGATCTTGCGGTTTCAGGTTGATGATGAGCAAATTCCGGTGATGGGTCGGGCGGCGCAAGGGATACAAATTGTGCGGTTGCGGAAGCAAGAAGCCTTGGTCGGCTGTGTGGCTTTGGGCACTGAAGACGAAATGTTGCTGGTGTCTGCCCAAGGCTATGCGAAGCGAATGCAGGTGAAGCTGGTACGCACCATCAAGCGAGGAGACTTAGGGATTCAGGGGATGCAATTTGCCCTGAAAACCGATGCTCTGGCAGCGATCGCCCCGGCGTTTCCCGACACTGAAGTCACGTTTATGACCAGTGAAGACCGCATGATGAAAAACCCCATTGAGGCAATTCCTCAACAGGGCAGAGAAGGGAAGGGCGATCGCTTGCTCAAGTTAAACAAACAAGAAGTGGTGAAGGAAGTGGCGATCGCTGATATTGAACCCGTAGTAGATTAA
- the mscL gene encoding large conductance mechanosensitive channel protein MscL, with the protein MARHATDFLSDFREFIQRGNVVDLAVAVVIGTAFSKIVDSFVSDVITPAILTPALQAANVDDLSQLTAGTIRYGSFLAAILNFLVIALSIFVLIRMLEAAKRRVLRQQDEVVEEAVEPLLLSQERLTTAVERLSQVIESR; encoded by the coding sequence ATGGCAAGACATGCAACTGATTTTCTGTCAGATTTTCGAGAATTTATTCAGCGGGGCAACGTCGTCGATTTGGCGGTTGCTGTGGTCATTGGGACTGCTTTTAGCAAAATCGTCGATTCTTTTGTGTCAGATGTAATTACGCCTGCTATTCTTACGCCAGCGCTACAAGCAGCGAATGTTGATGACTTGTCACAACTGACGGCGGGAACGATCAGGTATGGCTCGTTTTTGGCAGCGATCCTCAACTTTCTTGTGATTGCTCTGTCAATTTTTGTCTTAATTCGGATGCTTGAAGCAGCAAAGAGAAGAGTTTTACGGCAGCAAGATGAAGTGGTGGAAGAAGCAGTTGAGCCGCTTTTGTTATCTCAAGAGCGTCTGACTACTGCGGTCGAGCGTTTGTCTCAAGTGATCGAGTCTCGTTAA